ATTTTTGAACTAAAAAAGGAGCAATAGCTTCCCTCTTGATAAAACAAGAGGGCGTTATTGctccttttttttatttagtacTATTTGCCTTACATAGTTTCtttaaactttaaaaataactacTTTTTATAGTTTGGTTCgatttgtttgtttttatttgtaTTCATTTATATTATAGGTTTCTATATTATATACTTTTACTTTTCCTAATCTTTtatgaagttttttttttacaatttaaattcaattgaaaatagataaaaatgaaaattttgcttatttattacttttatttattCAATAAAAATGAGAAAGAATATGCTTTTTTATGATTCCTATTTTTAAAGAAATCTTTTTTTGTAAGTAGAAGTTTTTTCAAACTCTAAAGGGATAACAAAAAGAAGTGGTAATGGGAGCATTTGTACTATATGTGCAAATCAAAATCGGGCGGATCTTTACCCGGAGTAGAGCATAAACCTAAAACGATTAAAGAGGCCCATTTAAGAACAAGAAAATGACATCGTGATTTGGATTGGATCTCGATGAAACAATCCATCAATGAGAAGTAAATTGGATAAGTTTAATTGAATATCAGCCTTGACCGTTACAAAGGCCGATGCTATGGACTTGAGCTTGTTCCTGGAGAAGACAATCAATTTATTGCTTATGTAGCGTACCCATTAGACCTTTTTGAAGAAGGTTCTGTTCCTACAGTGATGAATATGAGCGCAATTGAAATTCCTGGGGAGTTATACATTTGTGTATTGATAAGACCATTCACTATTTCTTGAAGCTCGATCTCTCCCCCGGATGAACCATATAGCCAAGAGAAACCATGAACCAGAATAGAAGAGCTTGCCCCATCCATGAGTAAATATTTCATAGTAGCCTCATTAGACCGTACATCTTTCTTTGTATATCCAGATAATAGGTAGGAGCATAAATTGAAACATTCTGGAGCTACAAAGATAGTTATTAAATCATTAGCACCGCATAAAAACATTCCTCCTATAGTAGCTGTTAATATGAATAAGAGAAACTCTGTTATAGCCATTTCTGTACATTCAATGTACTCTACGGATAGAGGAATACATAGAGTTGAACATAGTAAAATAAGAAATTGAAAGATTTTGTTGAAATTGTTCATTTGGAAATTTCCCGAAAAGCTAATCATAGGTTCCTCTCTCCATCGGAACAATACGGCCGTTATGCTCATTACTAAACTTTTTGAAGAGATGAAATATAACCAAGGTATATCTTTTTGATCAGAGGTTGAATCGATCATCGATCGACTCTTTGGACGCCCCGAAAATACTATGAGGTGTTCGGAAATGGTCGAAGTAGTTGAATAGGAGGATTACGATGACTATAGCCCTTGGTAAATTTACCAAAGACGAAAATGATTTGTTTGATATTATGGATGACTGGTTACGTAGGGACCGTTTCGTTTTTGTAGGCTGTTCCGGCCTATTGCTCTTTCCTTGTGCCTATTTCGCCGTAGGGATTGGTTCACGTGTACAACCTTTATAACTTCATGGTATACCCATGGATTGACCAGTTCCTATTTGGAAGGCTGCAATTTCTTAACTACCGCAGTTTCTACTCCTGCTAATAGTTTAGCACATTCTTTGTTATTACTATGAGGTCCTGAAGCACAAGGAGATTTTACTCGTTGGTGTCAATTAGGCGGTCTATGGATAACGGTGAGAAAGGAATCGTTTTGCAATTCTTATCCATAAATAAACCTACATAATGTATTTGGGTTATATTTCATTATGTATTTTACTTCCATGTTGGGATTAgttactgatgtgtgtaaaatgcaacatataaattacatcaaatgaggcataaaactaaccctttttaagtactaatgttggaaaaagagtgtttttgtcttccttttgtattttcaggattaaatgagctcaaattcacaaaagaagcaaaaagacagctaattctaacataaatacaagaaaaggaacaaaagtagactgcccgaaccctcaacgacatcctcccaagcaaagaagagaaaacagaagcctgaacacgccccgtgctcagccagcacggggtcgtgcccaagaagcagcagaaaagacaaacctgtagaagcttctattgcccaccacggggccgtgtccagtgagcacgggggcgtggcgaaagtacagcaggcgcattaattgtaattgcgaattacaattaatgaagagagagagtgtcagacgggcacgggggcgtgtccagcggacacggggccgtgcccagccttctgttcagcctataaataggagtgcttggtttcattccaactcatcccttggcacaccacctctctcacacttcatccaccacccaccaccaccataacaccatcatccatcaccatcatccattgtccatcgtagagtgtgtgagtcgtctcgggatccaagattgatcgtaagagttcttgacaatcaaggccatgtttgcctaagtctcttacatcacttggtgaagacaagtgtttagtataatactttttatttttaatcttttgcactttttatttggttttgtattaatgactttaataactagttgcttatgttgaaggtgatctttccttatcgttcgtccgtggtgtcttggcattattttactgtctatataaaataaaagattttcaccagtcatatctccacggtctatatggaggtatgttggctacctggtcgggggttaagggaacggtttggtaagggtcttgcccttgttcagcgtttagaggtcctgcaagggacctgggtcaaatttagtaggatctccttcaatgcccataggtattggatggcggggatccaaactctttgaccccctcataagttaactactattaatactataacccggctatttaggactgtatccctgttgactcagactacttagccgagggtaacgtcaccgccaaaagcggggcctaccacaatttgcattaataacttaattcattatcttccaataatccaaccctttaggattgtatccttgctgactcaaactactgggttgagggtaacgtcgccttcaaaagaggggcctactacaataactaagataatctcttaaacaagtgcaaaagtgcgaaaataatcaaaggttatactaatacacgagtcggatccaagtaattcatcttgtctatctgtttttattttatttttcagcatttagttagtttttatttttctagtttaaaaaccttttctctaactttttgatttgattagacgttaaggataaaccggtactaaaagctcttgtgtccttggacgacctcggtatcttaccaacactatactacgtccacgatgggtgcacttgcccatatgtgtgtttagtgttagtaaatatcgtgttttataaatttaaaacttggctaaaagtgtaaaaaggcttaaattatacattaaaaatatataacacctcgcacacatcagTTACTAGTTCAAATTTGATACAAATTTATATTTTTTGGGAATTGATTGGAATGTGTTCGTATCTATTAATAG
This genomic stretch from Helianthus annuus cultivar XRQ/B chromosome 8, HanXRQr2.0-SUNRISE, whole genome shotgun sequence harbors:
- the LOC118480993 gene encoding NAD(P)H-quinone oxidoreductase subunit 2 A, chloroplastic-like, producing MIDSTSDQKDIPWLYFISSKSLVMSITAVLFRWREEPMISFSGNFQMNNFNKIFQFLILLCSTLCIPLSVEYIECTEMAITEFLLFILTATIGGMFLCGANDLITIFVAPECFNLCSYLLSGYTKKDVRSNEATMKYLLMDGASSSILVHGFSWLYGSSGGEIELQEIVNGLINTQMYNSPGISIALIFITVGTEPSSKRSNGYAT